The segment GGAATTTCTTAAACATATTTTTAAATACAGAAATAGTTTTGCTAAAAGCTTTATTGGTGATTTTTTTCAAAGAACCATTTACAAAAACACTAGAAGAAAATACTGCTTTAATAATCGCTTTTTTTATGTTGCCAATAACTTTAACTGTGTTACCGATATTTTTAAACACAGTCTTTTTTATGCTTTTAGTCGTAGTTACAAACCGGCCACCTACATCCATCAAATAGATTGAAATATAAGTCAATACCTTTGTTGCTGTTATTGTGCCACCACCAACATTTACAAACCTGCCATACTTTCCTTCACCGTATTTTGCTTGTCCATATTTCATAGGGATTCACCCCTTTTCTTTCAGATTTAAAAAGGAGTGGTGCTATCCACTCCCGTGTTTACTTAATGCTTTTTCATTAATTCTCTTACTAATTCTTCTAATTCAACATTCTTATTAACTAGGTTTTTAATCAGCTCATCTTTCTTTTGCATTAACCCTTTCTGCTGCTCAATAATCTTAAGCAGCTCTAATTCAATCCTCATAATTTTCGCCGGTTTCTACTTTGTATTCGGCCTCTGTCAATCTCCCCATTTCAACCAAAAATCTATATAGCCTTAATTTTGCCTCCAACATTATTCCGCACCTCCAAGCAATACAACTTCGGTTAAGTCAGCTAATAATTGCCTCAAACTTTCGCTATCTTCATTGGTCAAGACCGCAAACTCCTTAACAGTTAAAAATCTCATCATACATTCGTATTCAACTCTCACGTCTCCGGTTTCATCATCTGTGGTTTCAATTTCCTTTATGTCTTTTCTCTGGATTACATGTCCCGGGCTTGATTCAAAGTCAAGCAAGGCTGGTTGAAGCGTACAGGTTTCCTTTTGCCATTCTAACATTTTTATTCACCTTCCTTTGATGTTTACTCACGACTTTCTTTAAGTATTTTATATTAATACAAGGTTTAATCCTCTCTAAATATATATGGTAAGTATGCGTATGCTTAATATATCCCATATAACTAAGCATGCTACTCGCATCGTGACAATTTATATTACCTTTTTTATGCATTCTTGAGGCTTTTCTTGTAGCCCGTATCAGTATTGTTTTTCTTAATATTGTTTTATCTCTATAAAACACAAATCCCATAAAATCTAATGGCCGCCCTTTTCTTTTGCTGTCCCTATCAATATAGTCAAATCTAAAAACTTGCCAATCTCCCTTGATTCGCAAGCCTAGCTCATTCTTCAAGTAGGCTTCAATCCTTTTTATAATTAAATGCAATTCCTTTTTGTTGTTCCCAAACATAACCATGTCGTCCATGTACCGTATATAATAAGTTGCGCCACAGCGATACTTAGGTACCTTATAGTCCGTAATGCCTTTCCGTGCCATACGGTTTTTATAGTTTATTTCTTTTTTGGTTTTAACATCTAGTAATGACTTTTGCTTAATGTAATAATCCATGTCTTGCAGTATAAAATTTGCAAACCATTGGGATATATAATATCCAAGCGCTAACCCTTCAATAAAAACATTTAAAAATTTAAAAACAATTTCTAAAAATCTTTTGTCTTTTATATATTTTTTTAAAAGTTTCTTTGTTCGCCTACGGGATACCGATTCAAAGAATCTTTTTATATCAGCTTTTGCTACATATTTTACATTTTCAGGGTCATGGTTAATCCAATTTTCAATAAACCTTTTACCATAGTGAGTACCTCTACCCGGTACACTACCACAAACAAATTCATACATTCCACGGGTCATTATATCTTCCATAACCCGCACTATTCCGTGTGTCATGACTTGTTCAGGGACAAAAGTAGGTTTCCGAATGTTTCTTTTTTTAAGCCTTACTCCATCATTAATTTCATAGTTTTTCTTGACTTTCAAATCAAAGTTATTTACATACATATTGTAAATAGTTTCAATAGTCTTTTCTAATTCAGGCGTTGTTTCTGTCTTTATATCTATTGCATATAGGCTGCCGGTTCTTCTTATAATATGCTCCTTCTGTCGCTTCCCTAAAGAAGCTTTTAATATGTCTTGTTTGATTCCTTTTTTATCTATAAGTTTTTCAAATAAGCCTTTATATGTCTTCATATAATGTCAAAGTCCACTTCCTTTCTTATTATCTCTAGGCTGTTCAACATCGCCATAAGACTCGCATTTCTGCTCAAGGTTTACTAAGCCCGCCTTCTCGATTTAATTTCAACAGGTCTCCCCGCAGTATTTCAACTGCCAGCGGTTTAGGATAGTGATGTGCATTAGGGGGATGATATTTAATAAGAAGTGGAGGCGCCGTTGTTCCAGTTCGCATTCGTCGCAAGGTTGTTCAAGTTCACGGCCGACAACCCGCAGTGAAGGCCATTATTGCAGTTACCGCCAACGTGAGCCAAAAGCGCACATCAA is part of the bacterium genome and harbors:
- a CDS encoding reverse transcriptase domain-containing protein, coding for MKTYKGLFEKLIDKKGIKQDILKASLGKRQKEHIIRRTGSLYAIDIKTETTPELEKTIETIYNMYVNNFDLKVKKNYEINDGVRLKKRNIRKPTFVPEQVMTHGIVRVMEDIMTRGMYEFVCGSVPGRGTHYGKRFIENWINHDPENVKYVAKADIKRFFESVSRRRTKKLLKKYIKDKRFLEIVFKFLNVFIEGLALGYYISQWFANFILQDMDYYIKQKSLLDVKTKKEINYKNRMARKGITDYKVPKYRCGATYYIRYMDDMVMFGNNKKELHLIIKRIEAYLKNELGLRIKGDWQVFRFDYIDRDSKRKGRPLDFMGFVFYRDKTILRKTILIRATRKASRMHKKGNINCHDASSMLSYMGYIKHTHTYHIYLERIKPCINIKYLKKVVSKHQRKVNKNVRMAKGNLYASTSLA